TCCATTCCTCTAAACTGGTGATGGTGGTTTTATCCTGAAGTTGGAACTACTTCAAGTTTTGATGTAGGTTTATTATGACGTTTATTTAATTAAAACCGATAGCATTGGAAATACAGTTTGGTCAAAAACTTTTGGTGGAACAGGAGGATTATGCTTTTTCTGTGCAGGAAACTCAGGATAACGGTTTTATTATTGCGGAAATACAAAGTTTTGGTCCGGATTTATCCACTGATGTTTATTTAATAAAGACAGATAATCTTGGAAATGCACTTTGGTCAAAAACTTATGGTAGCTCCAATAATGATATTGGCACGACAGTTACACAAACCAATGATAATGGTTACATTATAGTTGGAAGTACGGAAGGATTTTTATCGTATCCAAAATCCGATTTTTATGTGATTAAAACTGATGAGGCAGGAAATACACTTTGGTCGAAGACCTATGGTGGAGAAAGTTATGACATTGCCACATCTGTTTGCCAAACTGTAGATGGCGGTTTTATTATTTCTGGAAATACAAACCGAAACGAGGATGGAGTTTTCAATTGTTATTTAATTAAAACTGATGCGAAAGGTAATGTAGCATGGACAAATACTTTCGGCAGGGCAAATTACAATTTTGATGGATATAAAGTTCAGCAAACTGTCGATGGAGGTTATATCGTAGCGGGTACAACTTATAGTTATGATGAACCGTCTGGCGTAATTTATTTAGTGAAAACTGATGCTTTAGGAAACACGGGCTGCAATAATGAGGAGGTAAATACAATTGTAAATAATCCTGAAACTCAGGAAATGAATCCTAATACACAGGAATCAACTGTAACCCCATCAGAATCAATGCCAGTGACAATATCTATAAATGGACTTGACATTCCCAATACCATTTGCTATAATGAATTAGTTGTTGTCAATTCACTATTTGTCTATCCTAACCCAATAGAAAATGAAATAATTGTTGCTGGTACGGGAAAAAATGGCGAATTAAAAATTTATACCTTATCCGGGCAGTTAGTTTTACATCAAGAAACTTTCGTTTTAGAAACAATTGTGAATACAGCAAATTTGTTGACAGGTTTTTATTTACTCAATTATCAGGATGCAGATAAAAAGGCAAATATCAAATTGATAAAACTTTAATAAAAAAATAACAATATCCCATTAGGTTTCTAGATAAATGAGCCTTCGAAATCTGCTTGTGCACCACGCACAAAAATTAAAAGGAAAATATGAAATTTAAAGGTAAAGTATAAAAAATGGAAATAATTTTTGAACACTTTTGGTTGGTATTTATTATAGTGATTTTGTCAACGCTTTCATTATGCGGAAACGCTATGATTCGTATATTGAAATTAACCCTGACCTTAAATTGGGTTATGACAAACTATTTAAAAACTTTTTAATTTTTGCAAATATCCCTTGGTTAATAATGGGGATTGGTGACTTGGCAGGGCTTACCAACGGAATATTTGAGTTTTTAATGCCACGACATTTAAATCCAATTGTGCTTATTTTTCATGCTAGTTTAATTACGCTTTGGGGCCTTGGAAGTTATTGGATTTACCTAAAAGCCGGCGCTGAATTTTAGCAGAAACACCGGTTTTTAAATACCGGTGAACCAAGTAAAAACAGATCAGGTTAATAAAAACAAGGTCAAATTTATGTGGACACTCATGAGTGTTTGGCGGCATTATTGGCGAAATACTGATGTGGAACATGAAGGGCAACTTTGAATTTAAATATGGAATACAATCACCTCGTTTACGACTTTGCGATAGACTCCCAGATTAGGGTTTATGTTTGATACCCTTGCTATTTGTTGCAGTGGGGATAGGCATTTTCATCTATAATAAAAAATTTGTGGACAATAGCGCTACATCAACCTTTGGCATTAATAAACGTGCATCGGAATGGTGTTCAGTGCCATATTCGCTGCATTTGCAGTATTAATTTCTATTTTTAATTCCTCTATGGTTGGTGAATACTTCGAAACAAGAAACATTTACAACAATAAGCAATATCAAACAGTAGCAGGAATGGTGGAAATTATCACCCAATGCCTTCTGGAGGACACGATTCGGAAAAATTTACAGTCAGCGGTGTTGAATTTGAATTTTCAGATTTTGATGTCAGTGACTATGGCTATAATAATGCTGCCTCCCATGGCGGTGTAATCAGACAAGGATTAAATGTTAGAATTGGGTATTTCAACAATGGCGACAAAAATGTTATCCTTAAATTAGAAACAGAATGAAGCTTTGAGCATATCAAAGTTGCCAAATTAAAACCTATAAAAATTCTCGAAAATGGACCTTTTATTCATAATGAATGTAAATAGATTCCCAGTTATATGTATAATTTCTATAATAATGCTTCTTATTTATAAAAAAGGAGAATAAAAAATTAAAAGAATTTTAGTGGTTGGCTTTTTATTTGGATTTATTGCCCTCTCTAATTCACATCAGGTTTTGGAAACTGGAATGCAATCAAAAAATTTGAAGATAAGGGGGTTAGTAAAATTGAATTGCGACCATCCACTCCGCTGGGAGTAAACTTAACAGATTCAGCGTTTATTATTCACGACAAAAATCAGATAAATACAATTTGTAATTTCCTGCATAACTGTGATCTTTATTTTGCTCAACATTCAAATAGAGTTTGGGAAGCTAATATGATTCTTATTGGAAATGATGGGGACACTTTGTTAAGTGAAATAAGCAAACTTGAAAATAATTGTATGGTTATTAATATGCCTCGAGCGGAATTGAGAAATGATGACCTTGATAATTATTTGGAAACTGTGACTAATTATAATAAACCTCAAATTGGGGACAAATAATTCTTAAATACGAAGTAATCAATACTTTAGGTGACAAATATCCAATAAAATTGCGTGAACAGATCAATATTCCCCTGTAAAATTTCTTTTTTAAAAAATTTGTATTTTTATTATAAATTCTTTAAAAAATTCAATAAAGTTCTATGAATCTAAGTGCCCTTATTAATATGAAAAGATGTTCGCTGATATTATTATATTATTTATTGATTTTAGGAAGTTGCAAGCAACCAACAAAATCGGTCAAGAAGGCTCATCAAGCTAGTCAAACTATTGCGAATAATACGATGGATACTATTGGAACAGCCGTTGAGGTATTTCAATTATCAGCATACCATCATTCAAACAGATTTTTATGATACAGTATTTTCAAAGTTTTCTGACGAAATGGTGGAAGATTGTTTTACCTTTTACATATGACGGAAATATCAACGATACAAAAGTACAGTAAGAATAACAACAACAAAATCTGGTGAAATGATTTATGAAAAAACTTTTACAACGAGTGATATTGTAAACGGATATTCAACTATAACATTTCTAATGATATAGAAATGGAGGGTATATTTTGTGGGAGGCTAGAGCAGTATTGGATAAAACTTCGTTTGTTGATATGCCAATGATGAGGAAATAATATTATTAATTCCGCCAAGAAGATATTAAAGACTACGAAACATTGGTTGAATGTCGTGAAGAAAACAGACCTTTGTTTTGTATAGCATTACATGAGGAAGACATTACCATAATTGGATTCTCAAAGAAAAGAACAAAGTAGTTGACTTAATTTATTGTTGCTAGGTTATGCGATTAATAAAACCTTAAACTAATTAACGAACTTTGCCTAAATATACCAACAGGAAAGCAGAAAACCAGTAGAGTAGGCAAAGCAAAAAAATAAACGATGAAAAATTTATGATTGATATTCTTTTACAAGGAATAGATGATGAAACGAGAATGAAATTATTAGCGAAGGAACAAGAAATAATAAAAGAATGGGAGGACAATGGAACCCTTTTGGCTTCCTACATAAAAGCTGATACCGCGAATTTACCTGATACTATCCACTGAAGACAAAGCAGACGCAGATAAAAAACTTTCCACGCTCCTTACTATCCATATATGAAAATCGAAATAATGACGTTGAGGTGAGAAGATAGGGGCTAAGGCGGTAGAGGTTATATGTGAAGCGTATCCGAATCATCTAACAATTGGCGACTTGTTTAAACAATATCTATGCAAACTCGTTTTTTCTTAAGTATACTAATAAGTTTAGCAATTATGGGTTGCCATTCAACTAAGGCTATAAACTTAATCAAGAAACAGTTTGGTTACCTGTTGTTGCGAACCCCAATAATAGATGTAAAAGTGAAAACTTCCTTTTATAATTTAAAACGACAACCATGGAACAATTTAAAATAAGGCATGATGGTTTTAAAGAAATAAGAAAAGCTTTACTAATTAAAGCAATTCCAAATTCACTATTAGCCGCACTCTTCGGACTTGCAATTGCTTATTTTAGTAATAACGAACAACAAAGCGATGTGAAAACTTTGCCGTTTGCAATACCATTGGTATTGGGACTATTAACCATTTGGACTTTATCGTGGTATTAAAGACAAGAAGCGCTCTTCCATAGTTATAGCCTGATTCTTGATAATAATAGTATTATTAGAGAACAAATCAATACACCAACAATAACTGTTTCAACCTCAGATATCACGGAAATTATTAAATATTCAAATGGTAGTTTTACTATAAAGGAAATTCAAACTTTAATGTAATAGGTGTGCCTTCGCAAATAGAAGATTATGAAAAGCTTGAAAAGTTACTTTCGGAAATAAGGCCTATTTCGGTGAAAACGGATACACCTTTTCTTCAAAATTTCGAGGATTGATTTCCATATTTACATTAGGCTTAATGGCTGCAGTTGCTATTTCCAATGACAAACTCATAGTTGGTGTATCTGGGACTGTTTTACTTGCAGTTTTGGGTTACTCAGTTTTTGAAATACAAAGAAGCAAAAATATTGACTATAAAACGAAAAGAATATTTTGGTGGGTAATTTTAGTGGCAGCTTCAGTTTGTAGCGTTATGTATTATAAACTAACTATTTAAATATAAGCAATTACTAACGAAAAAACTCAATTTAATTGCAATTCCCAAAATTAAATTTATTTTATAAATGTTGCGAAAGGAAAGTTATAATTAGTTTAATACTTTTAGAACCATGACACAACTTAAACAAAAATACGGACTTCTAATTATCGGTATTGCACTCGGAATCGCATATGGACTTGTAGCAAGGTTAGTATTCGGACAAAGTGCAACTTTGGCATCTGTAACATATTTATTTATCGTTCCAACCATTTTAGGTATTATTCCTTTAATGTTTGCAGACAATAACAAACTAAAATCTTACAGGAACATCATTTTTATACCTTGGCTTACAGTTGTGACCTTTTTTTTGACAATGTTCTTGTTTGGAATTGAGGATTTTATTTGTTTGCTAATTCTTGCTGCACCATTTTTTATTTTAGGAACAGTAGGCGCACTAATTTTTAGAATTGTACAAATTAATAAACAAAAAAGAAAAGGAAAATTGCTGTCAATAGTTTTGCTCCCTTTCATATTTGCTCCTATCGAAGAATACATAAATAACCCTTCTGATACTTTCTGCGTAAAAAGTGAGGTTGTTATCAATGCAAATGCTCAATTAATTTGGGACAACATTGTTGAAGTTAAAACAATCAACCAAACTGAATATAATAAGGGGATATTCAATTCAATTGGTATCCCAAGACCCATTAGTGCGGAAGTTGATAAAAAAGAAGTCGGTGGTCAGAGAATAGGAAATTTTGAAGGGGGTTTAAAGTTCATTGAAACAATTACTGAATTTAATGAAAACAAAAAGGTAGCATTCGACATAAAAATTGACCCAACAACAGTGAGCCAAAAAGTGTTTGACCAACATATTTTAAAAGGCAACTATTTCACATTTGTTGATGCAACTTATGAGTTGACAGACCTTAAAAATGGGCAAGTGAAATTGACGCTTTCTTCAAGTTATCAATTGACTTCAAAAATTAATTTTTACGGAAAATTTTGGGGCAATTTAATATTGAAGGACTTTCAAGACAGACTATTAAACGTAATTGAAGACAGATGTGAAAAAAGAATTAGTGTTGTTTACAGGTATTTTGTGTCGGATTTAAAAGAGATTAGAATTTTCAACTTTGCTTTCCTGTTCAACTTTCGTAAATTAGCTGAGCGCTTTGGTTTAAATGCAGCTCAGAACGCAAATTGCTATTGTATTTAACAAAATAAATATATAACAAATCAATGAATTCACTTAAATTGGTAATTACTATTTTCTCCTAACAATTGGACGGACCATTTCAGCTTGTGATTGTAATATGCAAGGTAAATTTTTACAGGTAGCTCCAAACACAAAACTGGTAGCTTTAGTTAAAGTGACAAAATATTTGTCGTTTAAAGAAATTTACGATGTGCAAACCCCAATGTCGATGGAGGTTGAAATTATCGATATTTACAAAGGTGAAGAAAGCCGAAAAACAGTAATCGTTTGGGGAGACATTGGTAATTTATGCCGCCCTTACCTTTCCAGGTTTAAAGAAGATCAATATTATGTAATCGCGTTTTATGAGGGTTTAGACGGATCAAAAGTAGACGTGCACGCAAACGAAAAAACAACAGACTACGCTATTTCTAATTGCGGCGAATATTGGTTGGATGTTGATTTTATTAACAAAATCGCAACAGGTTCAGTATCTGATAACCAAAATCAAATAACTTTGGATGAGCTGAAATCCAGTCTGGATATAAAATAATATTATTTCAAGAGCATGTTTTCATTATTCAAACATAAATCAGAAAATCCTGAAGTACCCGAATGGGCTGCTTTTTTCAGCAGTAGTGAATACAGTGAGTTTATAAACGCGATTAATAATTACTTCAAAAAAAAGAATGTCACCTACGAACTTGGAGATGGCATGTTGTCGACAGGGGAAAACATCTTTGGATTTGCTTCTATAGGACTAATCAATGTTGCGCAAGTTTGTAAACAAAACAAGCAAAGAAATTATCGCAAAATTGTCTCCGAGCATTTCGATTCAATGGTTAGCGCCTATCAGTTTGAAATGGAATTTAATAAAATTGTTCATGACTTTGACAAAGTAAAAAAATACATTGGCGTTCGCCTTTACCCAAATGACTATGTTGGACATATAGGAAAAGAGTTAACTGTTGGAAAGATTTTGCGGCGACATTTATTCCATGTTAATTTTTGACCTACCGGAAAGCATAACGAACGTTCAACCTCATCAAATAGAGCAATGGGGAAGGTCATTTGAGGAATTGTTTGAAGTAGGGAAACAAAACATAAAGCATAATTACCCTTTAAGTATTTCGCAACATAAATTTAATGAGTTGGCAATTTGGTTTGTTGAAGGCAATCATTTCTTTGCACCGAACATTGTATTTGATTTAAATAATTATCCCAAGTTACTTGGCTCAAAAGGGTCTATCGTCGGAATTCCGCACAGGCATTCTGTAATTATTTATCCAATTGAAAATTTGGAAATTGTTACTGCTATCAATCAGCTTATTCCTGCCATTTATGGAATGAACGAGGAAGGGCCCGGATCTATAAGCAACAATCTTTTTTGGTATATTGATGAACATTTTGAAAACTTACCCTACAAAATTGAAGACAATAAACTGCAATTTTTCCCGCCTCAAAATTTCGCGGAAATGGTAAAGACATTGTCGGCAAAGCCTTAAAATTTGAAATGGTACATTTTCGGCCATTTTAAATCCCCCCCCCAAATATGCTAAAAACAATCATTTCCCGGCTTTTGTCGGACAAAAACAGCCAAAATTGAGGTTTTCCTGAAAACAGTACCTTGAGGCATAGTCGCTGGGCGGGTAGTAGAAAATTTGTAGTTTTATTGAAGGAAAAATGTAGTGCTTAACATTAGCACTTTAACGTTGACCTGTAGCTAACAAAATATGAGAAAAGTAATTGCAGCATTCAATATGACACTTGACGGAGTTTCTGATCATACAGCAGGAATAGCTGACGAAGGACTTCACCAACATTATTCTGAACTGATAGATAATGCCGGCGTTATTTTATACGGACGGACAACCTTCCAACTAATGCAATTTTGGCAATCATTGTTACAAAAACCTTCCGGAGAAAAATCAATGGATGACTTTGCAGTTTCAATCGATAAAATTGAAAAAATTGTGTTTTCCAACACACTCAAAACCACAGACTGGGAAAGTGCAATAATCGCTGCCAGGCCGCTCGCTGATGAAGTAATTCATCTAAAAAAACTACCCGGAAACGACATTCTTATTGGAAGCAGAAGTTTGATTATTCAATTGTTGAACAGTAATCTTATAGACGAATTTCAAATATGTATTCATCCGGTAATAGAAGGTAAAGGCATGTTACTATTTGACCAAATTTCGAAAAGAGTTTTATTAAAACTCATTAAAACAAAAATACTTAACTCAGGTGCTATTGTGCTTTATTATGAACCGAATGCATAGCAAACACACTTTTAAAAATATATAAATGATTTTCACGATTACAATTATCCCTGACGAACCTTACTACAAAGAAGCCTATGACGAATTGGTCTCCACATTAAAGCTTAAAAAGTATGAACCTTATTTTGCCATTATTATGATACTTTTTGGTATTGGGCTTTACTTTTTTGATACGGATAAAGTTTTAGGAATATTTCCAATCATTTTTAGTCTTATTGGTGTTTACGAGTTGTATAAGGTTTATAATGAAAAAAATAAATGGCTGAAGGCCAGATTAGCCAGTATTGTCACAGGCCAAAAAATCGAAATGGAATTTAGTGATTCAAATATTAGCCATAAAGGCCCGTTTTCAAATGGTGAGATAAAGTGGGAGGTATTATAAGTATACATAAAACCAAAAAAGGAATAATACTTAAACCGGATAACGGAATTAGTATGTATTTGCCCGACATGCTTTTTTCAGATAAAAATGAGATTGAATTTATTTTATCAAAAAACAAACGCAAAATACTTGATTGAGTTTAACAAAAGTAAATATAACGTTAACTGAACTATGCGTATAATTAAATTAAATAAATTTCAATTCTCTTATAACTGGTAATTAAGTTAATAAATTAAATTTTATCAATAAATCTATCGAAATTAATTATCTTCTCAAACCATTCTGCCGCCCCTACAGGGCTGGTGATTTTTCGGGTGGGAATTTTTTCTACCATTCTTTCGCTCCGCTGGAGCTGAATAAAATAAATGATTAATAAAAAATATTATTAATTGATTAACTAAAAATTCTCCGCGCAACTCCGCGGGCTGTTTCTCCCTGAGCTTTGCGGTTTCGGCTGTTAAAAATTTCAAATAAATAAATCTAAATGAAAAGTATTATAAAATTCGGCTGTTTAATCTGCACATTATCGGCACCGGTTAATATTATTAACCCCAACGAGAACTCCGAATGAAAATCGCACTCAAAATCGGCTGTTCAATTGGTACATTGGTACATAGGTACATTCGCACATCAATTAAGCCTCCAAATGAAAATCGCACTCAAAATTGGCTGTTCAATTGGTACATTGGTACATCGGTACATTCGCACATCAATAAGCCTCCAAATGAAATTCCAACTCAAAACCGGCTGTTAATCAGCACATCAACACATTAGCACATCAGCACATCAAATACCTTGTTTTTTAAACGTCACTCCAACTCCCTTATCCGCAGCACCATCTCCCGGCAAAACATAAAACGGAATATTCTGGTAAGCGTAATGGCCATTGCCATCGTAGATAAATAAATATAATCGGTAAGGGCCTTCTTTTTCGGGAGCGGTAAATGTTACAGTATTGCCTTTCGTTTTAATTCCGAGACCTTTTAATGCAGCAGGTTTTGCTTCTACATCACCACCCGCTTTTATATCAAGCTTTCGTAAACAACTTCCCAAACATATTTTAATTTATCACCATTGGCATCTATTGCTGTTGCAATAGCGGAGCAAGTGCTAAAGGTTGAATTAATACTGAATCACCTTTATGTTTATTGTTTAAAGTTACATCACTTAATACCGGTGCCGTATTTACAGGTTCTTTACCGGTCCATATTCTTTCCAATTCATCAACAGCCTGACTCGATAAACCTTTTTCATCAAATAAGCAATACCAGGTGGCTGTAGTTTCCTGTTTTTGTCCCCATAAAAAAACATAAGAGCCCATGCACATTTTTCTATCGCCTGCAATATAATTTGTGTAACGTTCTTTATATGAACTTGCTTTTTCACTGCTGCTTTGTTCAACAGGAACCTGCCACATTGTTTTTTGCACTTCCCAATGTCCGTTTGGACCCCATTCGGTAATCATATATGGTTTAGTCCATTTAGTAGTGCGCAATTGTTTTGCAACATTTCCTAAATCGCCATAAGTATTAATACCATAAATATCAATTTCGGGGC
This sequence is a window from Bacteroidota bacterium. Protein-coding genes within it:
- a CDS encoding T9SS type A sorting domain-containing protein, translated to MEIQFGQKLLVEQEDYAFSVQETQDNGFIIAEIQSFGPDLSTDVYLIKTDNLGNALWSKTYGSSNNDIGTTVTQTNDNGYIIVGSTEGFLSYPKSDFYVIKTDEAGNTLWSKTYGGESYDIATSVCQTVDGGFIISGNTNRNEDGVFNCYLIKTDAKGNVAWTNTFGRANYNFDGYKVQQTVDGGYIVAGTTYSYDEPSGVIYLVKTDALGNTGCNNEEVNTIVNNPETQEMNPNTQESTVTPSESMPVTISINGLDIPNTICYNELVVVNSLFVYPNPIENEIIVAGTGKNGELKIYTLSGQLVLHQETFVLETIVNTANLLTGFYLLNYQDADKKANIKLIKL
- a CDS encoding dihydrofolate reductase family protein, with amino-acid sequence MRKVIAAFNMTLDGVSDHTAGIADEGLHQHYSELIDNAGVILYGRTTFQLMQFWQSLLQKPSGEKSMDDFAVSIDKIEKIVFSNTLKTTDWESAIIAARPLADEVIHLKKLPGNDILIGSRSLIIQLLNSNLIDEFQICIHPVIEGKGMLLFDQISKRVLLKLIKTKILNSGAIVLYYEPNA